CTTTGGCGTCGCCGTGgtcggcgccaccaccgccgaagaCGTGCACGGCGCcagctgcggcagcggcggcgcgctccggcACCGGCGAGGCGCTGGAGCTCCACACGAACATGTGCaggtccttcctcttccccaccACCGGCTGCGGCGACTGGCCGCCCTTCTCCTCGTCGCCCTGCTTGCCGTTGCTGCTGACGATGTTGAAGAACTCGGCGTGGTTGAAGCTGGAGCCACGCGGCGTCGGGTTCCGCGACGACTGCAGCGAGTAAATCTCGACGCCGGAGAGGTTGGAGACGCGCGGCTGCATGGACTGCGAGTGTGACTGCGTCCCATGCGAGCACGCCGCCTCGGAGCGCGAGCTCGTCGACTTGCGCACGGTGACCCGCATCCTGccatcctcgccaacctccgcctccgcctgcagctcaccgccgccaccaccaccgcctcctcctcctccggcgagcgAGACGACGTCCGAATCCACCCGGAAGGAgacgatggaggcggcggtgtccgggaactgctccatgacaagAAGCCGCGCGCCACGGTACTCGAAGAGGAAGAGCATGAGCGTGTACCAGATGATGCACTGGAGCACGACGATCTGCACCATGAGGCTGCCggagtcgacggcggcggcggcggcggcgtacatCCCCTTGAGCAGAGGGATGCCCATGACGAGGGTGTTTGGGAgggtggagagggagaagagggtgATGAGCCAGTCGAGGGATCCGCGGGCGGAGAGGCGGCACCagagggcgaggagggcgaggacgaTGAGCTTCTGGAGCgtgtcggcggcgaggaagcggaGGTTCATGGCGAAGGGGTTGTTGGTGGAGATGAAGTGGAAGGAGAGGAGCGGGACGGCGAAGAGCGCGACGAAGCGGTTGATGCCGGAGCACTGGTCCGGGGAGAAGATGCGCCACCACCGGACGGAGGCGTACGCCAGCGTCATCGCCACGTACAGCGGCACCACCGCCGTCAGGACGTGGTACAGGTCCACCGCCGTGATCATGGCTGCCAATGCAAGAGGCTTCTTCTTGGTAGAGGCACACGAACtcaacaaggaggaggaggaggagatagagGTGAGCTGCAATGGAGAAGCGAGCACAAGAGAtgttgaagagagagagagagggggggggggggggggggggacacaGATGAGGCAAGGTGGTCAGGGGAGAGGCAATGCAGGGGGTGCAGCTTTGggcaaaagcagcagcagctcagctAGCAGCTAGCATGGCGAGCTGCAAGGTCACTGGGCAacgctagcagcagcagcagctagcatgGTGGCTCGTCTGGGTTGGGAGTACACCGTCGGTCCAAAAAATAATACTGTAATAATATACGGTCTAACTGACTTACGTTATGACTGAATTTGATCAACGATTACGGACTATAAGGCatataaacaaattattatttgaTTAATCTATAATTACATGTCTCTAATTGTATatgagttatagtatagggtcATATACAAGTTTTACAAAATCCTACGGTTATAATGACATCACATGCTTACAAAATCCTACGGTTATAGTGACATCACATGCGGtaaccttttcagtttttgaaaccAATGTATATTTCGTGGTAACCATTAAATCATAGGGTGATAGTGACCTCACCTCAAGgttttaggccctgtttaaatcccaccctaaaatttttcaccttgTCAACGTTTGAatacctgcatgaagtattaaatatagactaaaaaaataactaattgcatagattgcgactaatttacgagacgaatcttttaagcataattgctccatgatttgataatgtggtgctaaagtaaacatttgttaatgacggattaattaggcttaataaattcgtctcgcggtttactgacggattctataattagttttttattagtgtccgaatatctcatgcgacaccctatataatacctgatgtgacgcgccaaaactttacacccctacatctaaacaccccccTTAAGGCCTATTTatttcgcgaaaagaaaatttttgggtgtcacatcggatgtttaaccAGATGttagaaggggttttcggacacgaatgaaaagactaatttcataactcgcctgaaaaccgcgagacgaatcttgagcctaattaatccgtcattagcacatgtgggttactgtagcacttatagctaatcatggactaattagactcaaaagattcttctcgcgatttcccctaacagtgcaattagttttttaatctatatttaatattttattcatgTGTTACagagatttgatgtgatgttttttagaaaaaaattgggaacCAAACCAGGCCTTAGTAATAAACCTGGTAAATACGTATAGCGTGGCTATGCTGGTTCAGGTTTACGGCCagaatttgatttatttatttattttaacgaAGAGAGTATAGTGAAGTATAGTACAGCAGTAGCTGAGAGGTGGGCATATTTAGACCGAACCTAAAAAATGATGACCGACAAATTCGGTTATCTGTTCGGTCCTAGCCTTCCAAAGACTAAATTTATTTCGGTCATTTCTTATTGGCTCGATTAACTGAATtaaccgaaatgaccgaaattttggCTCCATGAACCTAGGAAACCCAATAAGCCCACTAAAATAAACCCTAGAAGTGATACAACCCTACCCTGCCGCTCGGCCTCTGCCTAACCGCCTCCACCGTGCCGCCTTCGCCTCTAGCCTCCACCGCGAGGCCGCTGCTTccgtcctccaccgcgccgccgccgcctccgccctccaccgcgcggccgccgcctccgcctccgccctccactACGCGGCCGCTGCTTTCCCCTTCCCCCGAGCCgcagccgccacctccgccctccaccgcgccggcgagTGGCGACGCCTCAGTCAAATTTTTTCACTCTAAACTTACTCCTAAGAAATTTTGGTCAGAGACTGAATTTACCGGttctaagattttttttggatgaaattcaGTCCTGAGTTTTCGAAGACCGAACTGACCCGAAAAACCGAACACCCGGACCGAATTTTTAGGTCAGTACGAACGCCCGCCCCTAGCCGAGTAGTAGGA
The nucleotide sequence above comes from Oryza glaberrima chromosome 11, OglaRS2, whole genome shotgun sequence. Encoded proteins:
- the LOC127753780 gene encoding probable auxin efflux carrier component 1b; protein product: MITAVDLYHVLTAVVPLYVAMTLAYASVRWWRIFSPDQCSGINRFVALFAVPLLSFHFISTNNPFAMNLRFLAADTLQKLIVLALLALWCRLSARGSLDWLITLFSLSTLPNTLVMGIPLLKGMYAAAAAAVDSGSLMVQIVVLQCIIWYTLMLFLFEYRGARLLVMEQFPDTAASIVSFRVDSDVVSLAGGGGGGGGGGGELQAEAEVGEDGRMRVTVRKSTSSRSEAACSHGTQSHSQSMQPRVSNLSGVEIYSLQSSRNPTPRGSSFNHAEFFNIVSSNGKQGDEEKGGQSPQPVVGKRKDLHMFVWSSSASPVPERAAAAAAGAVHVFGGGGADHGDAKGAQAYDEYSFGNKNEKDGPTLSKLGSNSTAQLRPKDDGEGRAAAMPPASVMTRLILIMVWRKLIRNPNTYSSLLGVIWSLVSYRWGIEMPAIIARSISILSDAGLGMAMFSLGLFMALQPRIIACGNSLASYAMAVRFLVGPAVMAAASIAVGLRGVLLHIAIVQAALPQGIVPFVFAKEYNVHPNILSTAVIFGMLIALPITLVYYILLGL